From a region of the Emcibacter sp. SYSU 3D8 genome:
- a CDS encoding NAD(P)-dependent alcohol dehydrogenase, producing MKITAAIAQGPGQPFAIEQIDLDDPRSDEVLVRLVATGVCHTDMYFRDLMPLPAVLGHEGAGVVEAVGADVRKVRPGDHVVLSYGSCGVCPSCDAGSPYYCHHFDAHNASGARPDGTPTLTRNGEPLFGNFFSQSSFASHALANQANVVKVRQEAPLEMLGPLGCGVQTGAGSVMNGLEPLPGEALVIFGAGTVGLSAIMAANLIGCEPIVAVDPVAARRDMALSLGAHHAIDPTSTDPVAEIMRLTGAGALHTLECTGIPDVFEQAVSCLAPRGTCGLIGAPPPGSKASIRLDKLLSKGIRIRGLIEGESQIDAFIPHLVELFQDGLLPIDRLVTFYDLDQINDAIADSLEGRTIKPVLRMPR from the coding sequence ATGAAGATCACCGCTGCCATCGCGCAAGGCCCCGGCCAGCCCTTCGCCATCGAGCAGATCGACCTCGATGATCCGCGGTCCGACGAGGTGCTGGTGCGGCTGGTTGCCACGGGCGTATGCCACACCGACATGTATTTCCGCGACCTGATGCCCCTGCCCGCTGTGCTGGGCCACGAAGGCGCGGGCGTGGTCGAGGCGGTCGGTGCGGATGTACGCAAGGTACGGCCCGGCGATCACGTGGTGCTGTCCTATGGCTCGTGCGGCGTGTGCCCCAGCTGCGACGCCGGTTCTCCGTATTATTGCCACCACTTCGATGCTCATAACGCCAGCGGTGCCCGGCCGGACGGCACGCCGACCCTGACCCGTAACGGCGAGCCCCTGTTCGGCAACTTCTTCAGCCAGTCGTCCTTCGCCAGCCACGCGCTCGCCAACCAGGCCAACGTGGTCAAGGTGCGCCAGGAAGCGCCGCTGGAAATGCTGGGGCCGCTGGGCTGCGGCGTACAGACCGGCGCGGGTTCGGTGATGAACGGGCTGGAGCCGCTGCCCGGCGAGGCGCTGGTGATCTTCGGGGCCGGCACGGTTGGCCTGTCGGCGATCATGGCGGCCAACCTGATCGGCTGCGAGCCGATCGTCGCCGTCGACCCGGTCGCCGCCCGCCGCGACATGGCGCTGAGCCTTGGCGCCCATCACGCCATCGACCCCACGTCGACCGATCCGGTGGCCGAAATCATGCGGCTGACCGGCGCCGGTGCGCTGCATACCCTGGAGTGCACCGGTATTCCTGACGTGTTCGAGCAGGCCGTGTCCTGCCTGGCGCCGCGCGGTACGTGCGGCTTAATCGGTGCGCCGCCACCCGGCAGCAAAGCCTCGATCCGGCTCGACAAATTGCTGTCGAAGGGCATCCGGATCCGCGGCCTGATCGAGGGCGAGAGCCAGATCGACGCGTTCATCCCGCATCTGGTCGAGCTGTTCCAGGACGGCCTGTTGCCCATCGACCGGCTGGTCACCTTCTACGATCTGGACCAGATCAACGACGCTATCGCCGACAGCCTGGAAGGCCGCACGATCAAGCCGGTCCTGCGGATGCCGCGCTAG
- a CDS encoding carboxymuconolactone decarboxylase family protein gives MTNTLMNRVPREQLSPEQQAGWDHAKAICEDTTILEVFANSPKASKMFGQHFYKELFFEGDVPRRYKELVRYRLSLIHGCHYCNLNNRASSKEAGLTEAELDAMEDYENGPFSGADKAAIALAEQLALTNMGGSLTPALYARLKEHFSDGDIVELSMVGAILGGMNKMAFVLDLVAKEEYCPFVPQRAAE, from the coding sequence ATGACCAATACGCTGATGAACCGGGTGCCGCGCGAGCAATTGTCGCCTGAGCAGCAGGCCGGCTGGGACCACGCCAAGGCGATCTGCGAAGACACCACCATTCTGGAGGTATTCGCCAATTCCCCCAAGGCGTCGAAGATGTTCGGCCAGCACTTCTACAAGGAACTGTTCTTCGAAGGCGATGTGCCGCGCCGCTACAAGGAACTGGTGCGCTACCGGCTGTCGCTGATCCATGGTTGCCATTATTGCAACCTGAACAACCGCGCATCCTCCAAGGAGGCCGGCCTGACCGAGGCCGAACTCGACGCCATGGAGGATTACGAGAACGGCCCGTTCTCGGGCGCCGACAAGGCCGCCATCGCGCTGGCCGAGCAGCTTGCCCTGACCAATATGGGCGGCTCGCTGACCCCGGCGCTCTATGCACGCCTCAAGGAGCATTTCAGCGACGGCGACATTGTCGAGCTGTCCATGGTCGGCGCCATCCTGGGCGGCATGAACAAGATGGCCTTCGTGCTCGACCTTGTGGCGAAGGAGGAATACTGCCCGTTCGTGCCCCAGCGCGCGGCGGAGTAA
- a CDS encoding limonene-1,2-epoxide hydrolase family protein: MSNSQIVKNFIAAWNENDIDKACDMMSEDIFYHNIPMEPVKGREASRAMLKAMGPLTDVNWELLAIAENGEVVMTERVDRMTMGGKKVAIPLMGIFRIRNGEIYEWKDYFDLGDFQRQMAG; encoded by the coding sequence ATGAGCAACAGCCAGATCGTCAAGAACTTCATCGCCGCCTGGAACGAGAACGACATCGACAAGGCCTGCGACATGATGTCCGAGGACATTTTCTACCACAACATCCCCATGGAACCGGTGAAGGGCCGCGAGGCGTCCCGCGCCATGCTGAAGGCCATGGGCCCGCTGACCGACGTGAACTGGGAGCTGCTCGCCATCGCCGAGAACGGCGAGGTGGTGATGACCGAACGGGTCGACCGCATGACCATGGGCGGCAAGAAGGTCGCCATCCCGCTGATGGGCATCTTCCGGATCAGGAACGGCGAGATCTACGAGTGGAAGGACTATTTCGACCTGGGCGACTTCCAGCGCCAGATGGCGGGGTGA
- a CDS encoding ThuA domain-containing protein, translating into MAKKGPVRFHLVASGKYHDINFARVELLKLLAEDERYLATVSVDYADTASIAACDVLITYTCDVQPTEDQTEALHQFLQRGGKWFALHGTNSVLRFVEGGVATPREAPRFMEMIGSQFIAHPALQDFQVTVTPGEENHPLVKGIDAFTVNDEIYCAEYYGDNRVLLETHWHGTCDGFIEGDWTGGTGRHYMLYTKQQGAGEVVYCALGHCRGKYDMIPIMDEWPTVDRCAWDQPVFYEILRRGIAYCAGDLA; encoded by the coding sequence ATGGCCAAGAAAGGCCCAGTCCGGTTCCATCTCGTGGCGTCCGGCAAATATCACGACATCAATTTCGCGCGGGTCGAGCTCCTGAAGCTGCTGGCCGAGGACGAGCGCTACCTGGCGACCGTGTCCGTGGACTATGCCGACACCGCCAGCATCGCCGCCTGTGACGTGCTGATCACCTATACCTGCGACGTGCAGCCCACCGAAGACCAGACCGAGGCGCTGCACCAGTTCCTCCAGCGCGGCGGTAAATGGTTCGCGCTGCACGGCACCAACTCGGTGCTGCGTTTCGTCGAGGGCGGCGTGGCGACGCCGCGCGAGGCGCCGCGCTTCATGGAGATGATCGGCAGCCAGTTCATCGCCCATCCGGCTTTGCAGGACTTCCAGGTGACGGTCACGCCCGGCGAGGAGAACCATCCGCTGGTCAAGGGCATCGACGCCTTCACCGTCAACGACGAGATCTATTGCGCCGAATATTACGGCGACAACCGGGTGCTGCTGGAAACCCACTGGCACGGCACCTGCGACGGCTTCATCGAGGGCGACTGGACCGGCGGCACCGGACGCCATTACATGCTCTACACCAAGCAGCAGGGCGCCGGCGAAGTGGTGTACTGCGCCCTCGGCCATTGCCGCGGCAAATACGACATGATCCCGATCATGGACGAATGGCCCACCGTCGATCGCTGCGCCTGGGATCAGCCCGTGTTCTACGAAATCCTGCGCCGGGGAATCGCCTACTGCGCCGGGGATCTGGCGTAA
- a CDS encoding Rieske (2Fe-2S) protein: MTEQAAEIPFRFVAKTTDVEPGKTKCVPLEGRNVLVIHMPHGGFKAIENQCSHEKKSMEGGRIRAGKIVCPHHGANFDLETGKAMSAPAVLPITVYPVKVEGEDVLVQLVEPKKKPGNPFAIPGASGFF, encoded by the coding sequence ATGACCGAACAAGCCGCCGAGATTCCATTCCGCTTCGTGGCCAAGACCACGGACGTCGAGCCGGGCAAGACCAAGTGTGTTCCGCTGGAAGGCCGCAACGTGCTGGTCATCCACATGCCCCATGGCGGCTTCAAGGCCATCGAGAACCAGTGCTCGCACGAGAAGAAGTCCATGGAAGGCGGCCGTATCCGCGCGGGCAAGATCGTGTGCCCGCATCACGGCGCCAATTTCGACCTGGAGACCGGCAAGGCCATGAGCGCGCCGGCCGTGCTGCCGATTACCGTTTATCCGGTGAAGGTCGAGGGCGAGGACGTTCTGGTCCAGCTCGTCGAGCCGAAGAAGAAGCCCGGCAACCCGTTTGCCATCCCGGGCGCCAGCGGCTTCTTCTAG